A segment of the Anopheles cruzii chromosome 2, idAnoCruzAS_RS32_06, whole genome shotgun sequence genome:
AATCCGTCGCCTAGCGCTTCATCATCCTCTTCCGCCTTGGTGGCCATACCAGCTGTTACTTTTTTCGTTGCCGGACTACCGACCGGTACGGACCGCTTGACCACATTCAGACCCTGCTTGCGGAGGGCGTTTATCTTTTGCTCAGAGGAAGCGCCCGGAACCGCCGAcaccgtcggcgtcgtggATATGGCCGTTCGCATAACACCTGCCCCGACGGCGTTACCCTTCACGCCAACCCGTGCggccggtgttccggtggtggccacccgtgGTGAAGTTGATGTCCGCTGTTGCACCCCAGCGACCGACGTCGTCACCGACGGGACAGTTTTCTGTTGTGTGGCAACCGCGCTACCGACAACACGGGTGGCAACCGCGCCGCCGGGCCGTTGGGCGGTCGGTGTGCTCGAAACAAACTTTGTCGCTTTGCGAATGGTTTGCTTGACCAGTTGCTGCGTTCCGTCGACATTGCGGCGAACGAAGCGTGTCGTCACGTCACCGCTCACCACGGAGTTGGGCGTGTTGGTGACGATAGGTCCCGGGcgtgtcgccgccgccggagctgCCACGCTAGTAGTGACCACATGTGGCGAAGTCAGCGCCGTACCGGCTCCCGCATCGGTACCCACTTTGAATATTCCGTGCGCTACCGGTTCTGACCGGTTCACGATCTTCACCTTCGCTTCGCCTCGTGGCGATGTTCCGGAGGACTGAACGCCCGGTTTCCGAGTGATACCACTCGAAACGGAACTATCGCGAGGTGACTTGATAATCAACACTTCGGCCGCGTCCGCAGTCTTCTGCGAACCGTCACCTGTCCCGGCACCGTTTACCGTGGCCCCGGAAGGCGACGATTTGCTGCCCGCAGCCGACACTGGTAAAATTTTCACGTTCCCAGTCTGGCTAACCTTGCTAAGAGCTTCGCTGATGGCCATGTGCGGTTCCGTTTTGGCCCTCTTTCCCGAACCGTCCGCTGTGGAGTCGGCACCGGTGTGGTCGGTATCGGTGTCCTCCAGCTTGCGCTTGATACCAACCGAAtcgtcgccaccaccgtcagccgAATCGCCCGGTGATCGGTTTCCGGAGGTCCACATTTTCACCCGATCGAGAGCGCTGGTTTTAGAAAAGCGTCCCGGACGCTGCGGTGACAGCGGACTTCTTGTCACACCCGCCGCCAACGTGGCCGTATTCGATGCCGCAGCCGTCGTAGGCGTCCCGACCGTTTTCGCCttattttgctgctgctgctgtaaggTGCGGGCTGCCGTGGCCGCCCGTTGCTCCTTTTGTTTGGCCAGCTGCACTTCGAAGTATTCGAGAATACTCTGGCAGGAATGAAGGTGCGTAAGCGGCTCCCACGTGTTTTGGTCGTTTCCCATTTTACTCCACTTCACAAGATACTCGTGCATCTTGATTACCGGGCTGAAGCGCTTGGCCAAGATTTTCTCCACTTCCTCCTCCACGGTTTCGCCCGTCTTCGGAGAGGTGCGCTTGGCGAACGCACGTTTGGTGACAGGCGGCTTTAGGACAGCGTTGGTTGGGTCCGGTTTTCTGCCGGGTACTCCGACTAAGCCACCTGCTGGTGTGGCACGCTTCGCGTCAGGCGATCCAAGCCCGCTCACCGGCGGCTTTAAATCACCCGGTTTGCGGCCCTGCAGTGTGGTCCGATTTGCCGCATTTGCTGCACCGGATGCTCCGGACGATGCTAGGTGTTTGAGAGAAAACGATTAAAATAAGCCAAGCCACTAAGCTACAGATTAAGCAGATGCCAAAATCCGGCTATACCTCTGCCTGAGTCCGTTTCCAGAATAGTTTTGGTGATTTTCACCGGCATCTCCTGCAGATTGCCACTGCCGATctgggagagaaagagaaaaacaaactattATTCAAAGCCACAGAGTCGAACGGGAATGGCCACTTACCCTGGTGAAGGATTGTATCGTTTTTCCGGCAACGATCCACGTATCTCGCACAGATTCGTCCAGCTTTACCCACGACTGGTACAGCTTCCACGAGTTGTTCCCGCCGGATTTGTCGCCTTCGTTGCTGATGGCGTTACGTTGGGCCGATTTCCACAGCAGAAAGGCCCACACCTTGGCCTGCGCCTCATCGCACTGGTGGAGCGTGTTCGTTGCACGCCGGCATTCCGGTTCATTCTCTTTGTGCTCTTGAAACAGCTCCACCAGATGGAAGACGGTGTGGCAGCGGCCACACACGAGCACATCCGAGTAGACGATGTCCGATTGTGCCTTCTTGATCAAGTCGGCGTGTTTGCCTATGTCGGCCGGATCGATTTCCTTACCCATCGTACCGCTTGCCTTGAGCGCCGGAATCTGACCGGAAAAGAAGCGAGAAGAAAATAGATACTGTTTTTGAACCCCCTTTTTATGACCTGCACGCAATTCAGTGCCATTTCTAAGTGGTACCCCCGGCTCACGAGAAAGCATTGATCGCTTACGTTAACGAAACGCTCAACTCGGTAAATGCTTCATTTGCAATGTCCTTCCCGGGAGACCGTTGTCCACTTTAATGCTGTTAACACCACATTCACCGTTACAACGCAAGCGATACGATTGCCAGCGGTTTTCGTTGCATGGGAACTTGAATGCAGGACAGCTCGTTGTGTAGACACAAGCGAGCGTGTTTGtcaatttttatgtttggcACTTTGATTGACTTTGGCACTTTGGATTTCCACAAACTGGACAATTTGCTCACCTTGACGGAGGATGCGAAACAGCCAAATCCGAACTAAACCGTAATAATTCGTACTCCTCCACGAAGCCGTTCTCTACCCAGTGTCCGTGTGCCGATGAATATGATGCCGGAGACCGTGGTTTTTTCCCTTCGTTCGCTCCGAACGCACCGAGCGCAAAACGTATTTTTTTCACACACCGTTCGTTGTTCGCACTTTCTGCGAACGAAACACGTTTCGAAGTACGCTGCAGATGGTTAAAATTTGCCTAAATCACACAAATTAACGCCGTCTACGGGATATTGATGCTCTCAGCACAGCCTGCTTGTTTCGGTGCGTTCGCTAATAGTGTACCGTGTACAGTTCGGGCGGCAACCGAggagcgtgtgtgcgtgtgtgtgagcgtgGCCGCAGCCCAAAATGGCTGCGTACGTTGTGGCTTCGAGACAGCGGTAATTTAAAGTCACCGTTACTCGTTCCTAGCGGGAACATTATTTCGGTCCAAAGCGGATAAAATGTACCGTGAATGATAAATCGTGTCATAGttctttatgttttgtttttatttgcgaCAATTCCTGGTAAGTAAGGTAAGGACGTAAGTGAATATGTGTTTCTATTGGGGCATatcccaaggagcaactatgtccgaTTCAGTGTCCGATGGACCGTCCGTTCTACACTCTAGGGCAGTCCTTTGGACCGTCCGCTTCGACGGCACGCCGGCGATTCGAaagctcgtggctccttgggttGGCTCATGTTGAAGATATAATACTACAATACTACAGACCCCTATAGCACTAGGTTGTCTGGGAAAAGAAGCTTTGGAAAGCATAAGTGTTTTAGACAAGATAGGACAACACGCACAAGAAAATCGTCCAGGGAGCACAATTTAGAAGATACTTTCATTCGGGCACTGACCCTAAAATTGGCTCTATTTCAGTGGGTTATCATGCATTTCATCAAGTAAATATCGATTTGAGTTTGGATGAAACAATAgactaataagtattctatcaaacgtttaaataatagCCATGGGTTGGATACTTTGGATGGTACTAATTACATGTTTCAGAATTCGcacaaacaaattatgcattaaaacatgttGGTGTCacgcagattgcatagctcaggcgtttacCATAAAATATCGAGAAAAGGTTATTTAATATACTggaacgcgtgtattacacataaaatgttgaatttaatcaaaacacatgcaaagaaaacaaaaacgttcaaaaaattccgtagattcttcctaaaacacAATATGTCCGCCTATCGCATACAATTCCCCATAGTGGCCACCGCGGGAGAAACACGCAAAACCGAACAGTTCGCTCTCTCGTTCCTCACTCGTTCGGCGAGCCTCCGAAAAATCGGTCGTGTGTTTTCCGAGTTTCCTCTTCCGGTCGTGTTGCAGTTTTTCCGTGCAGTTTCCTGTACCGCGCGATGCGTGGTCCTGCCCTGCTGGGCCTGTGATTTATCGAAACGAACTCATTGTGGCCCACGTTGTCCCCCgagaaaatcgaaataaaagtGCACCACATAATTGCCGTTACCGCGATGTGGTGCATTCTGCAGCACAAAATACACAATTATTGATCGCCAGTCTCTATGAcggactgtgtgtgtgtgtgttgtgataAAGTTTGAGATTCGGGCTTTCTTCTGCCCAGCCCATACCTAGTTTTCCTCATTTCGACGTTCAGTGCGCGAgagaaaagtgtgaaaagtgAGCGCGAGAGCCCAACTTGCCGAAGAACATGCCCGCCGTGGTTGAGACGAATTTCCATCACCCAGtcccagcatcagcaccatcatcatcgtcatctcCACTTACGGCAGCGGTTCTCGCTAGAGAGCCACCGGCGACAGTGGATGCTGCCGCCCCGATTCCGCTGAGGGATGTTTTGTGTCCGGCGATGAACGGAACCGCCACCCTCAATCAATCCGCCGGCGCTGGCCGTGGCGACATTCATCACCCCCACGGGGGTCGATTGAAACTGGCGTCCAACTGGAGCAACGGATCGGGGATTCTCGATCAGTCCCGATCCCCGTCGGTTGGTGAAACGTTCATATCGGCCGCTGCTTCGTCGGAAGCTGCCTACGTTTCGTCCTTCTCCGACAGCGACTGTACGGACGATTCGGATGCCGGCGGTGGGCCGGATGAGGAGGAAGCGGAAATGCTTGACTTTACTGTGGAGAGGAGCGCCTACGGGTACGTAACGACAGCCACCATAGCGGTTCCCGGCCAGAATGGTCAACCGAACGGAATGCCCAGTGGTGCAAGCGATGGGGCGATGATTTCGCTGCCGACGGAACTTTCACCCCAGGCGGTGGCTTTCGTTGTACCGGAGCAAGGTCCTTCGCCATCGTCGGGATCAACGTCGGTGGCATTATCTTTCGAATCGAGTGGTGAGTTGAGGTAGCCAGCTATTTTACTTCGTACTAACGAGCACGCCAATTATCTCACGCCTGCCTGTGACTAATCGTAAATCGCCCGGCGACACGTGGGGTGGTAATGTTGCCATCGTAAGTGTCGGCTCTGTTGAATTTTACACATAGCAGTGAAAGTTTACGATGTCGTTAATCAAAACCAGTGCCAATCGGTGATCTACTGTGGCCACTGGTTGCTGATAAGAGATGAAATCACAACTCTAGTAACAGCTGATAAGGAAGAGGAGGGCCTCCGGAAATAGGAACCAACCaaaacaattgaattgaattttgaattcCGCTAAATCAGTGTTTTTTATCGGCAAACCGATAAGCAGAGAACACTAAACCCCCATCGAACCCCGAATTAGCCATACCCCATATGGCCTTGTATACCgttgttgattttattactAACCACGTGCAACAAAATACGTTGGCGTTGGTGATCCAAACGGTTTGCGGAACAAATTGACGCCACGGAGCTTCGAAAACTGCACACGTTTGTGATTACTGTTCGCACCACGGGTGG
Coding sequences within it:
- the LOC128267222 gene encoding uncharacterized protein LOC128267222; translated protein: MGKEIDPADIGKHADLIKKAQSDIVYSDVLVCGRCHTVFHLVELFQEHKENEPECRRATNTLHQCDEAQAKVWAFLLWKSAQRNAISNEGDKSGGNNSWKLYQSWVKLDESVRDTWIVAGKTIQSFTRIGSGNLQEMPVKITKTILETDSGRASGAANAANRTTLQGRKPGDLKPPVSGLGSPDAKRATPAGGLVGVPGRKPDPTNAVLKPPVTKRAFAKRTSPKTGETVEEEVEKILAKRFSPVIKMHEYLVKWSKMGNDQNTWEPLTHLHSCQSILEYFEVQLAKQKEQRAATAARTLQQQQQNKAKTVGTPTTAAASNTATLAAGVTRSPLSPQRPGRFSKTSALDRVKMWTSGNRSPGDSADGGGDDSVGIKRKLEDTDTDHTGADSTADGSGKRAKTEPHMAISEALSKVSQTGNVKILPVSAAGSKSSPSGATVNGAGTGDGSQKTADAAEVLIIKSPRDSSVSSGITRKPGVQSSGTSPRGEAKVKIVNRSEPVAHGIFKVGTDAGAGTALTSPHVVTTSVAAPAAATRPGPIVTNTPNSVVSGDVTTRFVRRNVDGTQQLVKQTIRKATKFVSSTPTAQRPGGAVATRVVGSAVATQQKTVPSVTTSVAGVQQRTSTSPRVATTGTPAARVGVKGNAVGAGVMRTAISTTPTVSAVPGASSEQKINALRKQGLNVVKRSVPVGSPATKKVTAGMATKAEEDDEALGDGFPSNLSLPAPPSPPRALTLCPVTGKVLGQAEGEPTPVPSPEETESGTPTDDKSGTSHQKTESGGLAEQQHQLTDPQTEVHQLLTNEDGSPIIVAGEDGTLYQVAGKNAEGQTILIAQGADGEQSCVLMAAQEGEDDITNGAASGVLTLDAAVSEAVAQVSQEGQQLSEDQVVQFQQVSGTPNQQLTIQTEDSQDGQITAEIVQAGQPSPGGTRQVVLMLPNGSFMMTEVTEEQYQSLNLNNPTEE